The Oncorhynchus nerka isolate Pitt River linkage group LG15, Oner_Uvic_2.0, whole genome shotgun sequence genome contains the following window.
TTTACTGACCGCAGCAACTAAGCGAGGTCAGCAACATAATCACTGCAGTTTCTTCAAAACCACTTCCCTTAAATGTAACTTGTGCTGATCAAGACACCATCTTCCCTAAATGTCACTTGCGCTGagcaagaaagaaaaaaagagcgACTTCCGTTGCGTCCACTCTTCTCCGGCAAAACTTAAACACTCCGCCTCATGTGACCACGATCATGTGACCAAAGTGGGCGGGGTTTGAAGCGCTGTGTTCGCGCTGTTTCCGGGAGTAGATCAAATTGATTTTCACACTGCATTTTCTTTGACCAAGAGAAAACAAAACATTGATTATTGCGAAAGTAATCAGTAAATAGAGGATAGGCTTACTTCAATGTAGAATATGTCAATAATGTCAAACAAACACTTTGACTGGAGTGTTTGAGATAAGCTTTATAGAGCTGATGCTATATTCTCTTAAAAAGTGGAGTCTGCAATTTACTGCAACTGAAAAGATTGTGTTTATGATTTGGAACTTTCTGAGACGGATATGGCCGTTGGTCATGATGTGATCGTTTTGTTGCTGGCGGTAATATGCTGTGTTGTAGAGAGCAAGAAGAGGAATGTTCTTCTTATTATCGGTAAGTCACTTTTTGCTTTGGGTTATATTAACTGCAGTTGAATTAATCAAAGATCGACACTGCGTGTCACTGATCAATGAATTCGATCAGATGTATTTGTGAGTTTTTGACATCAGTTCTTCTACTTAGCTACTCGGTCAACACACTTCATCTCTCCCCCCTTCACTCTCCCCACTCCCttccccccctcgctctctcagCGGACGACGCAGGCTTCGAGACGTCGGTCTATAACAACACCGTGGTCCGTACGCCTCACCTAGCCGCTCTGGGTCGACGCAGCCTGGTGTTCCAGAATGCCTTCACCTCCGTTAGTAGCTGTTCTCCCAGCCGATCCACCATACTGACAGGCCtgccacaggtgtgtgtgtgtgtgtgtgtgtgtagagagaaagtaagagcaagagagaggaaaaagtgtgtgtgttcacctcctccctatgggtcctggtcaaaagtagtgtactaaataacAGGGTGCCCTTTGGAACACACTCCTAATTTGTCTTCATGATGCATACAGCAACATAAAGTGGGGACATCCCAGATGGAACACTataccctatacagtgcactccctttgaccagagccacatagggaataggttgccttCCAAGGCAGGTCTAATATTCATCCATTTTGTtttcctgtgttcctctgtccacAGCATCAGAATGGTATGTACGGCCTGCACCAGGGAGTCCATCACTTCAACTCGTTTGACGGAGTACAAAGCCTACCTCTACTGCTGGGCCAAGCTAACATACGCACAGGTAGTTAACACACATTCACCCTACACATTCATCATCacacacccacccgtagcattgtcaagaccttacacacacacacacacaggtagataaCACACACCCACCCTTAGCATTGTCAagaccttacacacacacacacacacaggtagataaCACACCCACCCTTAGCATTGTCAagaccttacacacacacacacacacaggtagataaCACACACCCACCCTTAGCATTGTCAagaccttacacacacacacacacacacatagataacGCACACACATTCATGACACGTGCGCGGGGACATGTGTGTTTTGATGGAGTGTACCAGAGTGCCAGtttccctgttcctcctccataCAGGGATCATTGGGAAGAAACACGTAGGCCCTGGCCCTGTCTATCCCTTTGACTTCGCCTACACAGAGGAAAACAACTCTGTACTTCAGGTAGAATTATTAAAGCATTATTTTATATATTGTTTGTTTAGCGTTATTATGCTATTTTAGGATCTTATTTTATGACAATCTATGATTGTAAATTGGTGTATAATTAAACAGTTAATCAGCTCAACCAATAAAttgtactgctgttactgttactaccacgactactgttactaccacgactactgttactaccacgactactgttactactactgttactactactgttactaccacgactactgttactaccacgactactgttactactgttactgttactaccactactgttactgctactgctactactactgttactactgttactaccacgactactgttactactactgttactactgttactaccacgactactgttactaccacgactactgttactaccacgactactgttactaccacgactactgttactactgttactactgttactaccacgactactgttactactactactgttactaccacgactactgttactactactactgttactactactactgttactactgttactactgttactactgttactaccacgactactgttactactgttactaccacgactactgttactactactactactgttactactgttactactgttactactgttactaccacgactactgttactactgctactactgttactaccacgactactgttactactgctactactgttactaccacgactactgttactaccactgctactactgttactaccacgactactactactactgttactactgctactactgttactactgttactactgttactactgttactactgttactactgttactactgttactactgttactactactactactactgttactactgttactactgttactactgttactactgttactactgttactactactgttactacgttactactgttactactactgctactgttactactgttactactgttactactactgttactactgttactactgttactactgttactactgttactactgttactactgttactactgctactactgttactactgttactactactgttactactgttactactgttactactgttactactgctactgttactactgttactactgttactactgttactactgttactactgttactactgttactactgctactactgttactactgttactactgttactactgctactactgttactactactgctactactgttactactgctactactgttactactgttactaccactgttactactgctactactgctactgttactactgttactactgctactactgttactactgctactactgctactactgttactactgctactactgttactactgctactactgctactactgttactactgttactactgctactactactactgttactactgctactactgttactactgctactactgctactgctactactgtgctactactactactgttactactgctactactactgctactactgttactgctactactgttactactactgttactactgttacctactgctactgttactaccacgactacttactactgctactactgttactactgttactactgttactactgctactactgttactactgctactactgttactaccacgactactactactactgctactactgttactactgttactactgctactactgttactactgttactactgctactactgttactactgttactactgttactactgctgttactactgctactactgttactaccacgactactgttactactgctactactgttactaccacgactactgttactactgctactactgttactactgctactactgttactactgttactactgctactactgttactactgttactactgctactactgttactactgttactactgttactactgctactactgttactaccacgactactgttactactgttactactgctactactgttactactgttactactgactactgttactgctactactgctactactgttactactgctactactgttactactgttactactgctactaccacgactactgttactaccacgactactgttactactgctactactgttactactgcgactactgttactaccacgactactgttactactgtgctactactgttactaccacgactactgttactaccgctactactgctactactgctactgctactactgttactaccacgactactgttactactgctactgttactactgctactaccactactactgttactacctgttactactactgttactaccacgactactgttactaccacgactactgttactactacgactactgttactactgctactgttactactgctactactgctactactgctactaccacgttactactgttactaccacgactactgttactactgctactactgttactactactactgttactaccacgactactgttactactgctactgttactactgctactgttactactgctactgttactactgctactgttactactgctactgttactactgctactgttactactgctactactgctactgttactactactcctactgttactactgctactgttactactgctactgttactactgctactgttactactgctactactgttactactgctactactactgttactactgctactgttactactgctactgttactactgctactgttactactgctactactgctactgttactactgttactaccacgactactactgctactactgctactactgctactactgttactactgttactactgctactactgctactgttactactgttactactgctactgttactactgctactactgctactgttactactgctactactgctactactgttactactgctactactgctactactgctactactactactgttactactgctactactgttactactgctactactgttactactgctactactgttactactactactactgctactactgctactactactgttactaccacgactactactactactgctactgttactactgctactactgctactactactactgttactactgtactactactaccgaCTActcccactactactgttactactgctgttactaccactactactactaccacctactactgctactactactgctactactactactactactacctactactgctactactgctactactgccactgactactgactactaccactactactcctactactgctactactactactgttactaccactactactactacctcactactgctactactgctactgctaccactactactgctactgttactactgctactactgctactactactgctactactactactactgctactgttactactactgctactgttactactgctactgctactactactgttactactgctactactactgctgctactactactgctactactactgctactactactgttactactgctactgttactactgctactactgttactactgctactactgctactactgctactgttactactcctcctatactgttactactgctgttactaccacgactactgctactactgctactactgctactgttactactcctcctatactgttactactgctgttactaccacgactactgctactactgctactgttactactcctcCTATacgttactactgttactaccactactactactactactactcccatactgactactgttactactgctactactgctactgttactactcctcctatactgctactactgctgttactaccacgactactgctactactgctactactgctactgttactactgctactgttactactgctactactgctactgttactactgctactactactactactactactaccactactactgctactgttactactactactgctactgttactactgctactactgctactgttactactgctactactactactgctactgctactactgctactgttactactgctactactgctactgttactactcctcctatactgttactactgctactgttactactgctactgttactactgctactgttactactgctactactgctactgttactactcctcctatactgttactactgctactactactgttactactactactgctactactgctactactgctactgttactactcctcctatactgttactactgctgttacgactactactactactcctcctatactgctactactgctgttactaccacgactactgctactactgctactactgctactgttactactcctcctatactgctactactgctgttacgactactactactactcctcctatactgctactactgctgttgttactactactactactacctcctatactgctactactgctgttactgctactgttactactactactcctatactgctactacctactgttactgactactactactactactcctactatactgctactactactgttactactactactactactgctactgctactgctactactgctgttactactactactactacccctcctatactgctactactactgctgttactactactactgctgttactactcctactactgctactgttactactgctgttactgactactactactactactcctcctatactgctactactgctgctacttctactactactcctactcctcctatactgctactactactactactactactgttactactactgctactgttactactatactgctactactactgttactactactactactcctatactgctactgctactgttactactactactgctctgttactgctactgctgctactactactgctgctgctactactactcctatactgctactactactactactactactactactactgttactactgctgctactactactactactactactactactactactactactactactgctactactactactactactactactactactactaggtgGGTCGGAATATCACCCGGATCAAACTACTGGTCAGGAAGTTCTTCCAGACCcagagaaaggaagaggaagagagaccgTTCTTCTTGTATGTGGCGTTCCATGACACCCACCGCTGTGGCCATTCCCAGCCGCAGTACGGAGCATTCTGTGAGAAGTTTGGGAACGGCCAGAGTGGAATGGGGAGGATTCCAGATTGGAAGCCAGAATACTACACCCCAGACCAAGTCAAGGTAAGGATCTGGTGCTAGTTCTGTTGTACTCTGTTCTATGCTAATCTATTCTAAGACAGTATATCACTTTCCACCTGCTATTTGAGAGTACGGTCATTAATTATTTCATtgaatataatatgtaatttaaCACTTACCCAGGTGCCCCACTTCGTCCCAGACACCCCTGTAGCGAGAGCTGATTTGGCTGCCCAGTACACTACAGTTAGCAGACTGGACCAGGGTAAGAGgaggaagaacacacacacaccgatatgaatagagagaggaacacacacaca
Protein-coding sequences here:
- the sgsh gene encoding N-sulphoglucosamine sulphohydrolase isoform X2; amino-acid sequence: MAVGHDVIVLLLAVICCVVESKKRNVLLIIADDAGFETSVYNNTVVRTPHLAALGRRSLVFQNAFTSVSSCSPSRSTILTGLPQHQNGMYGLHQGVHHFNSFDGVQSLPLLLGQANIRTGIIGKKHVGPGPVYPFDFAYTEENNSVLQVGRNITRIKLLVRKFFQTQRKEEEERPFFLYVAFHDTHRCGHSQPQYGAFCEKFGNGQSGMGRIPDWKPEYYTPDQVKVPHFVPDTPVARADLAAQYTTVSRLDQGIGLVLAELREAGYENDTLVIYSSDNGIPFPNGRTNLYGSGTAEPMLVSSPEHRERWGGTSQAYVSLLDITPTLLDWFSIPYPSYFLPGTPTTPVSLTGRSLLPALVSEPSPAAWNTVYARDRWELFDLRSDPEEAVNLAGDPALAPVLESLRDRLLKWQWDTGDPWVCGPDAVLEDKLEPHCRPLYNGL